A single region of the Pseudomonas granadensis genome encodes:
- a CDS encoding flagellar basal body P-ring protein FlgI translates to MVAALLMSAAFNAHAERLKDIASISGVRSNQLIGYGLVVGLNGTGDQTTQTPFTLQTFNNMLSQFGIKVPPGSGNVQLKNVAAVSVSADLPAFAKPGQQVDITVSSIGNSKSLRGGTLLLTPLKGIDGNVYAIAQGNLVVGGFDAEGRDGSKITVNVPSAGRIPGGASVERSVPSGFNQGNSLTLNLNRSDFTTAKRIVDKINDMLGPGVAQAIDGGSIRVTAPLDPSQRVDYLSILENLEVDPGQAVAKVIINSRTGTIVIGQNVKVSPAAVTHGSLTVTITEDPIVSQPGPLSNGQTAVVPRSRVNAEQEAKPMFKFGPGTTLDEIVRAVNQVGAAPGDLMAILEALKQAGALQADLIVI, encoded by the coding sequence ATGGTCGCTGCGTTGTTGATGTCGGCGGCCTTCAACGCCCACGCCGAGCGGCTGAAAGACATCGCCAGCATTTCCGGCGTGCGTTCCAACCAGTTGATCGGTTACGGCCTGGTGGTCGGGCTTAACGGCACCGGTGACCAGACGACGCAAACCCCGTTCACCCTGCAGACTTTCAACAACATGCTCTCGCAGTTCGGCATCAAGGTGCCGCCGGGATCGGGCAACGTGCAGTTGAAAAACGTCGCGGCGGTGTCGGTGAGTGCCGATCTGCCGGCGTTCGCCAAGCCGGGTCAGCAGGTCGACATCACCGTTTCCTCGATCGGTAACTCCAAGAGCCTGCGTGGCGGCACCTTGCTGCTGACGCCGCTCAAGGGCATCGACGGCAACGTCTATGCGATCGCTCAGGGCAACCTGGTGGTCGGCGGTTTCGATGCCGAAGGTCGCGACGGTTCGAAAATCACCGTCAACGTTCCGTCGGCCGGTCGTATCCCTGGGGGTGCGTCGGTGGAGCGGTCGGTGCCGAGCGGTTTCAACCAGGGCAACAGCCTGACGCTGAACCTCAATCGCTCCGACTTCACCACCGCCAAGCGCATCGTCGACAAGATCAACGACATGCTCGGCCCTGGCGTTGCGCAAGCCATCGACGGCGGCTCGATCCGTGTCACCGCGCCGCTCGATCCGAGCCAGCGCGTTGATTACCTGTCGATCCTGGAAAACCTCGAAGTCGATCCGGGTCAGGCGGTGGCGAAAGTCATCATCAACTCGCGCACCGGCACCATCGTCATCGGCCAGAACGTGAAAGTCTCGCCGGCCGCCGTGACCCATGGCAGCCTCACCGTGACCATCACCGAGGACCCGATCGTCAGTCAGCCGGGCCCGTTGTCCAACGGCCAGACTGCAGTGGTCCCGCGTTCGCGGGTGAATGCCGAGCAGGAAGCCAAGCCGATGTTCAAGTTCGGCCCTGGCACCACCCTCGACGAGATCGTGCGCGCGGTGAACCAGGTCGGCGCGGCACCGGGTGACTTGATGGCCATCCTCGAAGCCCTGAAGCAGGCCGGTGCGTTGCAAGCCGACCTGATCGTGATCTGA
- a CDS encoding amino acid aminotransferase, whose protein sequence is MHFDAIGRVPGDPILGLMEAYAQDSNPRKFDLGVGVYKDAQGLTPIPEAVKIAEARLVESQDTKTYIGGHGNPLFGKVINELVLGADSKLIAEQRAGATQTPGGTGALRLAADFIAQCLPGKGVWLSNPTWPIHETIFATAGVKVSHYPYVGSDNRLDVEAMLAVLKDAPKGDVVLLHACCHNPTGFDLSHDDWQRVLEVVRSRDLLPLIDFAYQGFGDGLEQDAWSTRLFAAQVPELLITSSCSKNFGLYRDRTGALIVCAKSPDKLIDIRSQLANIARNLWSTPPDHGAAVVATILADPELKARWADEVEAMRLRIAQLRSGLVEALEPHGLRERFAHIGVQRGMFSYTGLSPEQVKHLRERHSVYMVSSGRANVAGIDATRLALLADAIADACK, encoded by the coding sequence ATGCACTTCGACGCCATCGGCCGGGTGCCCGGCGACCCGATCCTCGGCTTGATGGAGGCTTACGCGCAGGACAGTAATCCGCGCAAGTTCGACCTCGGCGTTGGCGTCTACAAGGACGCCCAGGGCCTGACGCCGATTCCCGAGGCGGTGAAAATTGCCGAAGCGCGGCTGGTGGAAAGTCAGGACACCAAGACCTACATCGGCGGCCACGGCAATCCGCTGTTTGGCAAGGTCATCAATGAGCTGGTGCTTGGCGCCGACTCGAAGCTGATTGCCGAACAACGTGCCGGCGCCACCCAGACGCCGGGCGGCACTGGCGCCTTGCGCCTGGCGGCCGACTTCATCGCCCAGTGCCTGCCGGGCAAAGGCGTGTGGCTGAGCAACCCGACCTGGCCGATCCACGAAACCATTTTTGCTACGGCCGGGGTCAAGGTCAGTCACTACCCGTATGTGGGCAGCGACAACCGCCTCGACGTCGAAGCGATGCTCGCCGTGCTCAAGGACGCGCCAAAGGGGGATGTGGTGCTGCTGCATGCCTGCTGCCACAACCCGACCGGTTTCGACCTCAGCCATGACGACTGGCAGCGCGTGCTCGAGGTCGTGCGCAGCCGTGATCTGCTGCCGCTGATCGACTTCGCTTATCAAGGCTTTGGCGATGGTCTGGAGCAGGACGCGTGGTCGACGCGGTTGTTCGCGGCACAGGTGCCCGAGTTGTTGATCACCAGCTCCTGCTCGAAGAACTTCGGTTTGTACCGCGACCGCACCGGGGCGCTGATCGTCTGCGCGAAAAGCCCTGACAAGCTGATCGACATTCGCAGCCAACTGGCCAATATCGCCCGCAACCTGTGGTCGACACCGCCGGATCATGGTGCTGCGGTGGTGGCAACCATTCTTGCCGATCCGGAGCTGAAAGCCCGTTGGGCCGATGAGGTGGAAGCCATGCGCCTGCGCATCGCGCAACTGCGCAGCGGCCTGGTCGAAGCGCTGGAACCGCACGGTTTGCGCGAACGCTTTGCGCATATTGGCGTGCAGCGCGGGATGTTCTCCTACACCGGTTTGTCGCCGGAGCAGGTCAAGCATCTGCGCGAGCGGCACAGCGTGTACATGGTCAGTTCCGGCCGGGCCAACGTCGCCGGCATCGACGCCACCCGCCTCGCCTTGCTTGCCGACGCCATCGCTGACGCCTGCAAATAA
- a CDS encoding sigma-54-dependent transcriptional regulator: MRIKVHCQNRIGILRDILNLLVAYGINVARGEVGGEHGNAIYLHCPNLINIQFQALRPKFEAIGGVFGVKRVGLMPSERRHMELNALLGALEFPVLSIDMGGSIVAANRAAAQLLGVRVDEVPGIPLSRYAEDFDLPELVRANKSRINGMRVKVKGDVFLADIAPLQSEHDDSEAMAGAVLTLHRADRVGERIYNVRKQELRGFDSIFQSSKVMAAVVREARRMAPLDAPLLIEGETGTGKELLARACHLASPRGQSPLMALNCAGLPESMAETELFGYGPGAFEGARAEGKLGLLELTAGGTLFLDGVGEMSPRLQVKLLRFLQDGCFRRVGSDEEVYLDVRVICATQVDLSELCARGEFRQDLYHRLNVLSLHIPPLRECLDGLTPLVEHFLDQASRQIGCTLPKLAPAAMDRLSHYHWPGNVRQLENVLFQAVSLCDGGKVKAEHIRLPDYGVRQPLGDFSLDGNLDEIVGRFEKAVLERLYSEHPSSRQLGKRLGVSHTTIANKLREYEVGKESGST, encoded by the coding sequence ATGCGCATCAAAGTCCACTGCCAGAACCGCATCGGCATCCTGCGCGACATTCTCAACCTGCTCGTGGCTTACGGCATCAACGTCGCGCGCGGTGAGGTCGGTGGTGAGCACGGCAATGCGATCTATCTGCACTGCCCGAACCTGATCAACATCCAGTTCCAGGCCCTGCGCCCGAAGTTCGAAGCGATTGGCGGGGTGTTTGGCGTCAAGCGGGTCGGGCTGATGCCCAGCGAGCGCCGGCACATGGAGTTGAACGCGTTGCTCGGGGCGCTGGAGTTTCCGGTGTTGTCGATCGACATGGGCGGTTCGATCGTCGCGGCCAACCGCGCGGCGGCGCAGTTGCTCGGCGTGCGCGTCGATGAAGTGCCGGGCATTCCGCTGTCGCGTTACGCCGAGGATTTCGATTTGCCGGAACTGGTGCGCGCCAACAAGTCGCGAATCAACGGCATGCGCGTCAAGGTCAAGGGCGACGTCTTTCTGGCCGACATCGCGCCGCTGCAATCGGAGCACGACGACAGCGAGGCCATGGCCGGTGCAGTGCTGACGCTGCATCGCGCTGACCGCGTCGGTGAGCGCATCTATAACGTACGCAAGCAGGAGCTGCGCGGCTTCGACAGCATCTTTCAGAGCTCGAAAGTCATGGCGGCGGTGGTCCGTGAAGCGCGGCGCATGGCACCTCTCGACGCACCACTATTAATAGAAGGCGAAACCGGCACCGGCAAGGAATTGCTCGCGCGCGCCTGCCACCTTGCCAGTCCGCGCGGGCAGTCACCGTTGATGGCGCTCAATTGCGCCGGGCTGCCTGAGTCAATGGCCGAGACCGAGCTGTTCGGCTACGGCCCTGGGGCGTTCGAAGGCGCGCGCGCCGAAGGCAAACTCGGCCTGCTCGAGCTGACCGCCGGCGGCACGCTGTTTCTTGACGGCGTCGGCGAAATGAGCCCGCGTTTGCAGGTCAAACTGCTGCGCTTTTTGCAGGATGGCTGCTTCCGTCGCGTCGGCAGCGACGAGGAGGTTTATCTGGATGTGCGGGTGATCTGTGCGACGCAGGTGGACTTGTCCGAGCTGTGCGCGCGCGGCGAGTTTCGTCAGGACCTCTATCACCGCTTGAACGTGCTGTCGCTGCACATCCCGCCGCTGCGTGAATGCCTCGATGGCCTGACTCCGCTGGTCGAACATTTCCTCGATCAGGCCAGCCGGCAGATCGGCTGCACGCTGCCGAAACTGGCGCCGGCAGCGATGGATCGACTCAGCCATTACCATTGGCCGGGCAACGTACGGCAACTGGAGAATGTGCTGTTTCAGGCGGTGTCGCTGTGTGACGGCGGTAAGGTCAAGGCGGAACATATTCGCCTGCCGGATTACGGCGTGCGTCAGCCGCTTGGCGATTTTTCCCTCGATGGAAATCTCGACGAGATCGTCGGGCGCTTTGAAAAAGCCGTGCTGGAGCGTCTGTACTCCGAGCACCCGAGCAGTCGGCAACTGGGCAAGCGCCTGGGGGTTTCGCACACCACGATTGCCAACAAGTTGCGTGAGTATGAAGTGGGCAAAGAGTCGGGCAGCACGTGA
- a CDS encoding 4a-hydroxytetrahydrobiopterin dehydratase has translation MSTLNQAHCEACRADAPQVSDEELPILIKQIPDWNIEVRDGIMQLEKVFLFKNFKHALAFTNAVGEISEAEGHHPGLLTEWGKVTVTWWSHSIKGLHRNDFIMAARTDEVAKTAEGRK, from the coding sequence ATGTCCACTTTGAACCAAGCCCACTGCGAAGCCTGCCGCGCCGATGCGCCACAAGTCAGCGATGAAGAACTGCCGATCCTGATCAAGCAGATCCCTGACTGGAACATCGAAGTCCGCGACGGCATCATGCAGTTGGAGAAAGTCTTCCTGTTCAAGAACTTCAAGCACGCGCTGGCGTTCACCAACGCCGTCGGCGAAATCTCCGAAGCCGAAGGTCACCACCCGGGCCTGCTGACCGAGTGGGGCAAAGTCACCGTGACCTGGTGGAGCCACTCGATCAAAGGCCTGCACCGCAACGACTTCATCATGGCCGCGCGCACTGACGAAGTGGCCAAGACCGCAGAAGGACGCAAGTAA
- the flgJ gene encoding flagellar assembly peptidoglycan hydrolase FlgJ, which produces MDMRKSGLVSSSDSGSYSDLNRLNQLKVGDKNSDENMRKVAQEFESLFLGEMLKSMRSATDALGQDNPLNTPAAKQYQEMYDQQLAVSMSREGGGIGLADVLIRQMSKNKPMAPGEAAAASAAKQQEALAKAAAVPTPIAAGTVATNGPLSRLNGERPLWASRSVNAPNTDISRRNDMQLINQRRLALPPKLADRLLAGLVPSAPATAAAATAAVASNALPQRAATPAIGGSGPLYNGDWLARAEEQKAAAGGQMQVYGRAMAQIPLAPAKKAFSSADEFVNTMLPMAKEAADRIGVDPRYLVAQAALETGWGKSVMRAQDGSSSHNLFGIKASSNWKGDSARAITSEFRNGAMVKETAEFRSYASYKDSFHDLVTLLQSNNRYQEVLKSADNPEQFVRELQKAGYATDPNYANKISQIAKQMNSFENYAAAGVSTTPL; this is translated from the coding sequence ATGGATATGCGCAAAAGCGGTCTGGTCAGCAGCAGCGATTCGGGCTCGTACTCCGACCTCAATCGTCTGAACCAGCTCAAGGTCGGCGACAAGAACAGCGACGAAAACATGCGCAAGGTTGCGCAGGAATTCGAATCGCTGTTCCTTGGCGAGATGCTCAAGTCGATGCGCTCGGCCACCGACGCGCTCGGCCAGGACAACCCGCTGAACACGCCGGCTGCCAAGCAGTATCAGGAAATGTACGACCAGCAACTGGCGGTTTCCATGTCCCGCGAGGGCGGTGGTATTGGCCTGGCTGACGTGCTGATCCGGCAGATGTCGAAGAACAAACCGATGGCCCCGGGCGAAGCGGCGGCGGCGTCCGCCGCCAAGCAACAGGAAGCGCTGGCCAAGGCGGCCGCGGTGCCGACGCCGATTGCCGCCGGCACCGTTGCCACAAACGGCCCGTTGTCGCGACTCAATGGCGAACGGCCGTTGTGGGCGTCGCGTTCGGTGAATGCGCCGAACACCGATATCTCCCGCCGCAACGACATGCAATTGATCAATCAGCGTCGTCTGGCGTTGCCGCCGAAACTGGCTGATCGTTTGCTCGCCGGGTTGGTGCCGTCTGCGCCTGCAACTGCTGCTGCCGCTACCGCAGCGGTGGCGAGCAACGCCTTGCCACAACGTGCCGCGACCCCGGCGATCGGTGGTTCCGGTCCGCTGTACAACGGCGACTGGCTGGCCCGCGCCGAAGAACAGAAAGCCGCCGCTGGCGGGCAGATGCAGGTCTACGGTCGCGCCATGGCGCAGATTCCGCTGGCGCCGGCAAAAAAAGCTTTCAGCTCTGCCGACGAATTCGTCAACACCATGTTGCCGATGGCCAAGGAAGCCGCCGACCGCATCGGCGTCGACCCACGTTATCTGGTGGCCCAGGCGGCGCTGGAAACCGGTTGGGGCAAGTCGGTCATGCGTGCCCAGGACGGCAGCAGCAGCCACAACCTGTTCGGCATCAAGGCCAGCAGCAACTGGAAGGGCGATTCGGCCCGGGCGATCACCAGCGAATTCCGCAACGGTGCGATGGTCAAGGAGACGGCCGAATTCCGTTCCTACGCCTCGTACAAGGACAGCTTCCACGATCTGGTGACGTTGCTGCAGAGCAACAATCGCTATCAAGAAGTGCTGAAGTCGGCCGATAACCCAGAACAGTTTGTACGCGAGTTGCAGAAGGCCGGTTACGCCACCGACCCGAACTACGCCAACAAGATTTCGCAAATTGCCAAGCAGATGAACAGTTTCGAAAACTACGCTGCGGCGGGTGTCTCCACCACGCCTTTATAA
- the flgH gene encoding flagellar basal body L-ring protein FlgH, with amino-acid sequence MNRFVSVLALSGVVSLAGCVAPTPKPNDPYYAPVLPRTPLPAAANNGSIYQAGFEQNLYSDRKAFRVGDIITITLNERTQASKNANSQMDKNSDNSIGLTSLFGSSLTTNNPIGGGDLSLNAGYSADRSTKGDAKSGQSNSLTGSITVTVADVLPNGIIAVRGEKWLTLNTGDELVRIAGMVRADDIATDNTVSSTRVADARITYSGTGAFADTSQPGWFDRFFLSPLFPF; translated from the coding sequence ATGAATCGCTTTGTATCTGTTCTGGCATTGAGTGGGGTCGTCTCGCTCGCGGGCTGCGTCGCTCCGACGCCCAAGCCCAATGACCCGTATTACGCCCCGGTGTTGCCGCGCACACCGTTGCCGGCTGCCGCCAACAACGGCTCGATCTATCAGGCCGGTTTCGAGCAGAACCTGTACAGCGACCGCAAGGCGTTCCGGGTCGGTGACATCATCACCATCACCCTGAACGAGCGCACCCAGGCGAGCAAGAATGCCAACTCGCAGATGGACAAGAACAGCGACAACAGCATCGGTCTGACCTCGCTGTTCGGCTCCAGCCTGACCACCAACAACCCGATCGGTGGCGGCGACCTGAGCCTGAATGCCGGCTACAGCGCCGACCGTTCGACCAAGGGTGACGCCAAGTCCGGACAGAGCAACAGCCTGACCGGTTCGATCACCGTGACCGTGGCCGATGTGTTGCCCAACGGCATCATCGCCGTGCGTGGCGAGAAGTGGCTGACCCTGAACACCGGTGACGAACTGGTGCGCATCGCCGGCATGGTCCGCGCCGACGACATCGCCACCGACAACACCGTGTCGTCGACCCGCGTCGCCGATGCACGCATCACCTACTCGGGTACCGGTGCGTTTGCCGATACGAGTCAGCCAGGCTGGTTCGACCGTTTCTTCCTCAGCCCGCTGTTCCCTTTCTAG
- the flgG gene encoding flagellar basal-body rod protein FlgG, with protein sequence MLPALWVAKTGLSAQDTNLTTISNNLANVSTTGFKRDRAEFQDLLYQIKRQPGAQSTQDSELPSGLQVGTGVRIVGTQKNFTAGSLQTTEQPLDMAIDGRGFFQILQPDGTTSYTRDGTFHLDSNGQIVNASGFALEPAIVIPNDAQTFTVGRDGTVSVTIAGNPAAQVIGNLQTADFINPAGLQAVGNNLFLETAASGAPQVGTPGLNGFGTTLQNTLETSNVSTVEEMVNMITTQRAYEMNSKVISTADQMLSFVTQNL encoded by the coding sequence ATGCTTCCGGCTCTATGGGTTGCCAAAACCGGTCTGTCCGCCCAGGACACCAACCTGACCACCATTTCCAACAACCTGGCGAACGTTTCGACCACGGGTTTCAAACGTGATCGCGCCGAGTTCCAGGACCTGCTCTATCAGATCAAGCGTCAGCCTGGCGCCCAGTCGACCCAGGACAGCGAACTGCCGTCGGGTCTGCAAGTGGGTACCGGTGTGCGCATTGTCGGCACCCAGAAAAACTTCACCGCCGGCAGCCTGCAAACCACCGAGCAGCCGCTGGACATGGCCATCGACGGTCGCGGTTTCTTCCAGATCCTGCAACCGGACGGCACCACCTCGTACACCCGTGACGGTACCTTCCACCTCGATTCCAATGGCCAGATCGTCAACGCCAGCGGTTTCGCGCTGGAGCCGGCAATCGTCATTCCGAACGATGCGCAAACCTTCACCGTTGGCCGTGACGGCACCGTCTCGGTGACCATCGCCGGCAACCCGGCTGCCCAGGTGATCGGCAACCTGCAAACCGCCGACTTCATCAACCCGGCCGGTCTGCAAGCGGTAGGCAACAACCTGTTCCTGGAAACCGCCGCTTCCGGCGCACCGCAAGTCGGTACTCCGGGCCTGAACGGTTTCGGTACCACGCTGCAGAACACCCTGGAAACCTCAAACGTCAGCACCGTTGAAGAGATGGTCAACATGATCACCACTCAGCGCGCCTACGAGATGAACTCCAAGGTGATCTCCACCGCCGACCAGATGCTCTCGTTCGTAACGCAGAATCTGTAA
- the phhA gene encoding phenylalanine 4-monooxygenase, protein MKQTQYVAREPDAQGFIDYPAEEHAVWNTLITRQLKVIEGRACQEYLDGIEKLGLPHDRIPQLGEINKVLGETTGWQVARVPALIPFQTFFELLASKQFPVATFIRTREELDYLQEPDIFHEIFGHCPLLTNPYFAEFTHTYGKLGLQASKEERVYLARLYWMTIEFGLVDTPQGKRIYGGGILSSPKETVYCLSDEPEHQAFDPLEAMRTPYRIDILQPLYFVLPNLKRLFDVAHEDIMAMVRQGMQLGLHAPKFPPKPKAA, encoded by the coding sequence ATGAAGCAGACGCAATACGTGGCTCGCGAGCCCGATGCGCAAGGTTTTATCGACTACCCCGCCGAAGAACATGCGGTGTGGAACACGCTGATCACTCGCCAACTGAAAGTGATCGAAGGGCGTGCCTGTCAGGAATACCTGGACGGGATCGAAAAACTCGGTCTGCCCCACGACCGCATCCCGCAGCTCGGCGAGATCAACAAGGTGCTTGGCGAAACCACCGGCTGGCAGGTTGCGCGCGTGCCGGCGCTGATTCCCTTCCAGACGTTTTTTGAATTACTCGCCAGCAAACAGTTTCCCGTCGCCACGTTTATCCGTACCCGCGAAGAACTGGATTACCTGCAAGAGCCGGACATTTTCCACGAGATCTTTGGGCACTGTCCGCTGTTGACCAACCCCTACTTCGCTGAATTCACCCATACCTACGGCAAGCTCGGCCTGCAAGCGAGCAAGGAAGAACGCGTGTATCTGGCGCGCCTGTACTGGATGACCATCGAGTTCGGTCTGGTCGATACGCCGCAAGGCAAGCGCATCTACGGTGGCGGCATTCTGTCCTCGCCCAAAGAGACCGTTTACTGCCTGTCAGACGAGCCTGAGCATCAAGCTTTCGATCCGCTCGAAGCGATGCGCACGCCGTACCGTATCGACATCCTGCAGCCGTTGTATTTCGTCCTGCCCAACCTCAAGCGTCTGTTCGACGTCGCTCACGAAGACATCATGGCCATGGTGCGCCAGGGCATGCAGCTGGGCTTGCACGCGCCCAAATTTCCGCCGAAACCCAAAGCCGCCTGA
- the flgK gene encoding flagellar hook-associated protein FlgK, translating into MSLLNIGMSGLSASQSSLATTGNNIANVDTAGYSRQQTVQGTKSSQQYGTVFIGTGTTLADVRRVYNSYLESQLHTATSLDSESAAFLKQATPLDAMLSDTNTGLTGVLQKFFTSLQGVSTSATDDTSRQSVLTGAQALSSRFNTIAKQLNDQNTTINGSLGDMTAQVNKLATSIANLNQKIGEISTSGGAPNDLLDSRNEAVRQLSVLTGAQVVERGTSFDIYVGSGQPLVIGNTTNTLSMVASKDDPSRMAIQMDRGSSTIDITSVISGGEIGGLLTYRKEVLDPSLNELGRVALVVADQINRQQAQGIDKNGDFGAAIFNNINSAALISQRSIAKDGNSAGSGNLDVTIKDTGKLTTSDYQVTFTSATDYTVKRSDGTDMGAFSTTTNPPPVIDGFTLALNGGALSAGDSFKVTPTRNAAASIQTVLTDPKKIAAAGPLTGVASANGLGTYTQPTLSDKIDIYNPTAQADMQAALKNSTPVKLVFGATSGGSQSYNLVDAKGATIGTGTIVPGQSNTLNLKVGIVDASGNPVLDTTVTPNVQKTFTVQTTVGGTPKSGETFTMNLTGAASSDNRNAQALVGLQTAQSVDTGSASKGISLTDAYNKLVTNVGTKTAQGKSDSAATSAILDNAKGARDSLSGVNLDEETGNLVKYQQYYTASSQIIKAAQETFATLINSL; encoded by the coding sequence ATGAGTTTGCTCAATATCGGGATGTCGGGACTGTCGGCCAGCCAGTCCTCTCTGGCCACGACAGGCAACAACATTGCCAACGTCGACACCGCCGGTTATTCACGTCAGCAAACCGTACAGGGCACCAAGTCGTCGCAGCAGTACGGCACCGTGTTCATCGGCACCGGCACGACCCTGGCCGACGTGCGCCGGGTGTACAACTCGTACCTGGAATCGCAGCTGCATACGGCGACTTCGCTGGACAGCGAATCCGCTGCTTTCCTCAAGCAGGCGACGCCGCTGGACGCGATGCTGTCCGACACCAACACCGGCCTGACCGGCGTGCTGCAGAAGTTCTTCACTTCGCTGCAGGGCGTGTCGACCTCGGCCACCGATGACACCTCGCGCCAATCGGTGCTGACTGGTGCGCAGGCGTTGAGCAGTCGTTTCAATACCATCGCCAAGCAACTCAACGACCAGAACACCACGATCAACGGCAGCCTGGGCGACATGACCGCCCAGGTGAACAAGCTGGCGACCTCGATTGCCAACCTGAACCAGAAGATCGGCGAGATCTCCACCAGCGGTGGCGCGCCGAACGACCTGCTCGACAGCCGTAACGAAGCCGTGCGCCAACTGTCGGTGCTGACCGGCGCCCAAGTGGTTGAGCGCGGCACCAGTTTCGATATCTACGTCGGCAGCGGCCAGCCCTTGGTGATCGGTAACACCACCAACACCCTGAGCATGGTTGCCAGCAAAGACGATCCGTCGCGCATGGCCATTCAGATGGACCGCGGCTCGAGCACCATCGACATCACCTCGGTGATCAGCGGTGGCGAAATCGGCGGTCTGCTGACCTATCGCAAGGAAGTCCTCGACCCGTCGCTCAACGAGCTGGGCCGAGTGGCCCTGGTGGTTGCCGATCAGATCAACCGCCAGCAAGCCCAGGGCATCGACAAGAACGGTGACTTCGGCGCGGCGATTTTCAACAACATCAACAGTGCCGCACTGATCAGCCAGCGCAGCATTGCCAAAGATGGCAACAGCGCCGGTTCAGGCAACCTCGATGTGACCATCAAGGATACCGGCAAGCTGACCACCAGCGATTACCAGGTCACGTTCACCAGTGCTACTGACTACACCGTCAAGCGCTCCGACGGCACGGACATGGGTGCATTCAGCACCACGACCAACCCGCCGCCCGTGATCGACGGTTTCACCCTCGCGCTCAACGGCGGTGCGTTGAGCGCCGGTGACTCGTTCAAGGTCACACCGACTCGCAACGCAGCCGCAAGCATTCAGACGGTGCTCACCGATCCGAAGAAAATCGCTGCGGCCGGTCCTTTAACCGGCGTGGCCAGCGCCAACGGTCTGGGCACTTACACCCAGCCGACGCTCAGCGACAAGATCGACATCTACAACCCGACCGCCCAGGCCGACATGCAGGCGGCGCTGAAGAATTCGACGCCGGTCAAACTGGTATTCGGCGCGACCAGCGGCGGCAGCCAGTCGTACAACCTGGTGGACGCCAAAGGCGCGACCATCGGCACCGGCACCATCGTTCCGGGCCAGTCGAACACCCTGAATCTGAAAGTCGGCATCGTCGACGCCAGCGGCAACCCGGTGCTGGACACGACTGTCACGCCGAACGTGCAGAAAACCTTCACCGTGCAGACCACCGTGGGCGGCACGCCGAAATCCGGCGAGACCTTCACCATGAACCTGACCGGTGCGGCGTCTTCGGACAACCGTAACGCGCAGGCGCTGGTCGGCCTGCAAACCGCACAAAGCGTCGACACGGGTTCGGCGAGCAAGGGCATCAGCCTGACTGACGCCTACAACAAATTGGTGACCAACGTCGGTACCAAGACCGCCCAGGGCAAGTCCGACAGCGCTGCGACCAGCGCGATTCTGGACAACGCCAAGGGCGCTCGCGATTCGTTGTCCGGGGTCAACCTGGATGAAGAAACCGGCAACCTGGTCAAATACCAGCAGTACTACACAGCGTCTTCGCAGATCATCAAAGCTGCGCAGGAAACTTTCGCCACGCTGATCAACAGCCTTTAA
- a CDS encoding flagellar basal body rod protein FlgF: MDKYLYVAMTGASQNALAQRAHANNLANISTNGFQRDLEQARSMPVFGDSFPARAFAMSERPATDFTPGSLVQTGRDLDVAVSGNGWIAVQNPNGGESYVRTGSLNVDALGVLRAGNGMPVMGNGGPIAVPPEQQIEVGEDGTISIRAMGEGPRVMAEVDRIKLVNPDIKNMNKGLDGSIYTRDGQPAPADANVKLVSGFLESSNVNAVEEMTSVLALAKQFELHVKMMNTAKDDDQAMARVLQIS, translated from the coding sequence GTGGACAAGTACCTTTATGTGGCAATGACCGGCGCCAGCCAGAACGCACTGGCGCAGCGGGCGCATGCCAACAACCTGGCGAACATCTCCACCAACGGTTTTCAGCGCGACCTGGAACAGGCGCGTTCGATGCCGGTGTTCGGTGACAGCTTTCCGGCGCGTGCGTTTGCCATGAGCGAACGGCCTGCCACCGACTTCACCCCGGGCTCGCTGGTGCAGACCGGCCGTGACCTCGACGTCGCCGTGAGCGGCAATGGCTGGATCGCCGTGCAGAATCCCAACGGCGGCGAAAGCTACGTGCGCACCGGCAGCCTCAACGTCGATGCCCTCGGCGTGCTGCGTGCCGGCAACGGTATGCCGGTGATGGGCAATGGTGGTCCGATCGCCGTACCGCCCGAGCAGCAGATCGAAGTCGGCGAAGACGGCACCATCAGCATTCGCGCGATGGGCGAGGGCCCACGGGTCATGGCCGAAGTCGACCGGATCAAACTGGTCAACCCCGACATCAAGAACATGAACAAAGGCCTCGACGGCTCGATTTACACCAGGGACGGCCAACCGGCGCCGGCCGATGCCAACGTCAAACTGGTCTCGGGTTTCCTTGAGTCGAGCAACGTCAACGCCGTTGAAGAGATGACCTCGGTGCTGGCCCTGGCCAAGCAGTTCGAGTTGCACGTCAAGATGATGAACACCGCCAAAGACGACGACCAGGCCATGGCTCGGGTCTTGCAGATCAGCTAA